A stretch of Neisseria subflava DNA encodes these proteins:
- a CDS encoding peptidoglycan DD-metalloendopeptidase family protein has product MLKKSVSYAGSAALVLLLAACASQQPAPVVVGTQSGGSTTSSTADNPYGAAPYNTNTSPAADAPYTPPASTPAPTYNSGSTGTYTPSYAPVDINAATHTVVRGDTVYNISKRYNITQDNLRAWNNLADNTISIGQTLRVKPEGYVAPAASASKPSTPTTTTTAPAPSTPANTPTVSTGSSRNVSGITWQRPTTGNVIANFGGSNKGVDIAGTQGQPVVAAADGKVVYAGSGLRGYGNLVIIQHNSSFLSAYGHNQRLLVNENQTVKRGQTIAHMGNTDASRTQLHFEIRQNGKPVNPANYVAF; this is encoded by the coding sequence CAACAACCGGCTCCTGTAGTCGTCGGCACACAAAGCGGTGGTTCAACAACAAGCTCTACCGCTGACAATCCTTACGGTGCAGCGCCTTACAATACCAACACCAGCCCAGCGGCAGATGCTCCATACACTCCGCCGGCAAGTACACCTGCTCCAACGTATAACAGCGGCAGCACCGGCACTTACACGCCTTCTTATGCGCCTGTTGATATTAATGCAGCGACACATACTGTTGTTCGTGGTGATACCGTTTACAACATCTCCAAACGCTACAACATTACCCAAGACAATCTGCGTGCATGGAATAACCTGGCCGACAACACCATCAGCATTGGTCAGACCCTGCGCGTGAAACCTGAAGGCTACGTTGCACCTGCAGCTTCTGCAAGCAAACCTTCTACTCCAACAACGACAACCACTGCTCCGGCTCCAAGCACTCCTGCCAATACACCAACCGTATCTACCGGCAGCAGCCGCAACGTCAGCGGCATCACATGGCAGCGTCCGACTACCGGTAACGTTATTGCCAACTTCGGCGGCAGCAACAAAGGTGTGGATATCGCCGGTACGCAAGGCCAGCCTGTTGTTGCAGCGGCAGACGGTAAAGTCGTTTACGCAGGCTCAGGCTTGCGCGGTTACGGCAACTTGGTCATCATCCAACACAACTCCTCATTCTTGAGCGCATACGGCCACAACCAACGCCTGCTGGTTAATGAAAACCAAACCGTTAAACGAGGTCAAACCATTGCGCACATGGGTAATACCGATGCATCTCGTACCCAGTTGCACTTTGAGATCCGTCAAAACGGCAAACCGGTCAATCCGGCAAATTATGTTGCCTTCTAA